TTTTGGTATCGTTAATATAATAAAACCATTGTGAAGAATTCTGGTCATATTGATACTTAAGAGTAAATTTTTCTCCAGCAGCAACATTGCTTACATAAGTATTTTGCTCTATTGTGCCAGGCATTTTAAAAATTCTAAATGCATACTTATCCGCGTTTTTGGTGATATACAACATTACGCCATTATGCGTTGTGCTGGTATATCCATGTTCTTTTCCGTCCAGCAAGCCGATTCCCATCCAGTTGTCTGAAGATGAAATATCCACAGACATTTCTACAGCTATTACCGCATCGGTGTCGCTTACGGTAAAGCCGTTAGCATAACCGCTATGAGCCAAAACATCTACGCTCTTGGTCGCTTGATTGTACTTTACATATGCATTTTCTGCACCATAGCAAGTATACTTTGACCTGTCTGTAAAGTTATAATCATAATACAAAGTTTTAACTGTATCTTCTTGCTCTTGGTTTACAGCAAAAATAAAGCTGTTAAAATTGAAAAAAGTCAAAGACATAATAAAAGCAAAAGCTATTATCACAAGTCTTTTAATCTTGTTTCTCATTTATCCCTCCATCATTTGTTATATTTTATAAATACCGCTCTTTCAAAAGGCGGAATGTTAGGCTGATGTAATGCTATATAAGTCGTTCCGTCAAAATCTTCAAAAAGCATCGAATGTCCGCCGTCTTGGCCAAAATATGGTGTGTCAACATGATGCCATTTTGAAAGCAGACTGTCGCTATACGCCTGCAAAACCAAATATTTACTTTCCCTGAAGCTGGACCAAATCATATTAAGTCTTTTACCGTCATGATAAAGAAAAGGTCCGTCCGTAACATAGCAATTCTTGCCGTCTTTTTGCATAAACGGTTTTAAATAAGGATTTTCGCTCGCTCTAAACAGCAATTGCGGTTTGCCTACGGTTTCTTTCAAATCGTCAGTCAACCTTTGAGCATATATTTCTCCGTCATATACCGAAACCCATTCTCTGCAAAAGACTACATAAGGAATATCGTTTTCAACATACAATGTTCCGTCCAAACATTCCCAATCAATAGGTGTTACAGGCTTGTCGCTAAGCGGAACAAACTTGCCAGCAGGTGAATTAGACACCAGAATTTGGGTCGCTCTGCATCTGTTTTTTGCTTTAAAACTTCCAAACAGATAATACTTTCCCTTATAATAATGCACTTCGGCTGCCCAAAAATCCCTGTCTGCCCAAAACGCCTCATCTTGAAAAATTACTTTCGGCTCACTAAACCATACCAAGTCAGCTGATTCATACACAGAAAAGCTGTTGCCGGTTGAAAGTTCCTCTTTTAGCGATGTCGTTCCATACATGTAATATTTCTTGTTCTTTTTGTCTGTCAGAATAAAAGGATCTCTTATTCTTATGTCTTTTACATTAATCATCAAATACCACCTCTACCCCTTTAGGCACACTGTACTGTAAGTCAGTGAT
This genomic interval from Clostridia bacterium contains the following:
- a CDS encoding glycoside hydrolase family 43 protein; the protein is MINVKDIRIRDPFILTDKKNKKYYMYGTTSLKEELSTGNSFSVYESADLVWFSEPKVIFQDEAFWADRDFWAAEVHYYKGKYYLFGSFKAKNRCRATQILVSNSPAGKFVPLSDKPVTPIDWECLDGTLYVENDIPYVVFCREWVSVYDGEIYAQRLTDDLKETVGKPQLLFRASENPYLKPFMQKDGKNCYVTDGPFLYHDGKRLNMIWSSFRESKYLVLQAYSDSLLSKWHHVDTPYFGQDGGHSMLFEDFDGTTYIALHQPNIPPFERAVFIKYNK